A genome region from Longimicrobium sp. includes the following:
- a CDS encoding MBL fold metallo-hydrolase, with product MEHWICTTCGTQHAASETPPARCEICTDERQYVNPQGQQWTTLARLRRTHRNTVRMEGEGLMGIGMEPAFGIEQRAILVRAPGGNVLWDCISLLDDALVEMIRGIGGLRAVAISHPHYYTSMVEWARAFGCPVLLHADDREWVMRSDPSIEFWEGETKALGDGLTLVRCGGHFPGACVLHVARGDGALLTGDTLNVRPDFRHVSFMYSFPNLVPLSAAEVRHIADVLEPYPFADVHAAWWGMVIRGDGKEAVRRSAERYIAHLEGCARADAPADAPADARAIGSDS from the coding sequence GCAGCACGCCGCGTCGGAGACGCCACCGGCGCGCTGCGAGATCTGCACCGACGAGCGGCAGTACGTGAACCCGCAGGGGCAGCAGTGGACCACGCTGGCGCGCCTCCGCCGCACGCACCGCAACACCGTGCGCATGGAGGGCGAGGGGCTGATGGGGATCGGGATGGAGCCGGCGTTCGGCATCGAGCAGCGCGCCATCCTGGTCCGCGCGCCGGGCGGCAACGTGCTGTGGGACTGCATCTCGCTGCTCGACGACGCGCTGGTGGAGATGATCCGCGGCATCGGCGGCCTGCGCGCCGTCGCCATCTCCCACCCGCACTACTACACGTCGATGGTCGAGTGGGCGCGCGCGTTCGGCTGCCCCGTCCTCCTCCACGCCGACGACCGCGAGTGGGTGATGCGCTCCGATCCGTCGATCGAATTCTGGGAGGGGGAGACGAAGGCGCTGGGCGACGGGCTGACGCTGGTGCGCTGCGGCGGCCACTTCCCCGGCGCGTGCGTCCTGCACGTGGCACGGGGCGACGGCGCGCTGCTGACGGGCGACACGCTCAACGTGCGGCCGGATTTCCGGCACGTGAGCTTCATGTACTCGTTCCCGAACCTCGTCCCGCTCTCCGCCGCCGAGGTGCGCCACATCGCGGACGTGCTGGAGCCGTACCCCTTCGCCGATGTCCACGCCGCGTGGTGGGGGATGGTGATCCGCGGCGACGGCAAGGAGGCGGTGCGCCGCTCCGCCGAGCGCTACATCGCCCACCTCGAGGGCTGCGCGCGGGCCGATGCTCCGGCCGATGCTCCGGCCGATGCCCGCGCGATCGGGAGCGATTCGTGA
- a CDS encoding nuclear transport factor 2 family protein codes for MRAIFLSLVLLATLGSAAAAQDPATDVQPRLLSTLRQINDAFARHDAAAVRRMLADGFTSTESGGRVFDAEQVAGRAANNPPDLVVREEILEPSTTVSASGDSATMRYRSVLAVEQAGRSLGTQRAWATAHFVRRGGEWLLAAMRMEPDEGS; via the coding sequence GTGCGCGCGATCTTCCTTTCCCTCGTCCTGCTCGCCACCCTGGGCTCCGCCGCCGCGGCGCAGGACCCCGCGACCGACGTCCAGCCGCGGCTCCTCTCCACGCTGCGGCAGATCAACGACGCCTTCGCCCGGCACGACGCGGCGGCCGTGCGGCGGATGCTGGCGGACGGCTTCACCTCCACCGAGTCGGGCGGCAGGGTGTTCGACGCCGAGCAGGTGGCCGGACGCGCGGCCAACAATCCGCCCGACCTCGTCGTGCGCGAGGAGATACTGGAGCCGTCGACCACGGTGAGCGCGAGCGGCGACAGCGCGACCATGCGCTACCGCAGCGTGCTGGCCGTCGAGCAGGCCGGCCGCTCGCTCGGCACGCAGCGCGCGTGGGCCACGGCCCACTTCGTCCGTCGCGGCGGCGAGTGGCTGCTGGCGGCCATGCGCATGGAGCCGGACGAGGGGTCGTGA
- a CDS encoding DUF4440 domain-containing protein: MRRLPRRFAPLVLLALGACAVHVRTPATERAAAAALVSETEAFMREYAADLAQGRRDAIIARYDPRGVYFVGNGRKKLLPTDSIIAIYRGRWQPPASFAWRDLSYEAAGPDAVVVTGLFDWGLPDRTIQMSYTGLLLRRDGRWMIRLEDESVAPQRP, encoded by the coding sequence ATGCGCCGTCTGCCGCGCAGATTCGCACCGCTGGTCCTGCTCGCGCTCGGGGCCTGCGCCGTCCACGTGCGCACACCGGCAACGGAGCGCGCCGCGGCGGCGGCGCTGGTGTCCGAGACGGAGGCGTTCATGCGGGAGTACGCCGCGGACCTGGCCCAGGGCCGCCGAGACGCCATCATCGCCCGCTACGATCCGCGCGGCGTGTATTTCGTGGGAAACGGGCGAAAGAAGCTGCTCCCCACGGATTCCATCATCGCCATCTACCGCGGCCGCTGGCAGCCGCCGGCGAGCTTCGCCTGGCGCGACCTTTCGTACGAGGCCGCCGGTCCGGACGCGGTCGTGGTGACCGGGCTCTTCGACTGGGGACTTCCCGACCGCACCATCCAGATGTCCTACACCGGCCTCCTGCTGCGCCGCGACGGCCGGTGGATGATCCGCCTGGAAGACGAGTCCGTCGCGCCGCAGCGACCGTAG
- a CDS encoding DMT family transporter gives MTIRIRTRGEAARVYIALLLVQIFFGVLPIVVKVVLRELSSPALALLRVTGAALLFRVLHALLVRERIRDRRDYWMLAAYAVFGVMLNQILYITALSLTTATAAQTMVTAGPAITLLIAILARKETATRLKWAGIAVAGAGALWLVGAGAATGGMLGNLLALANVAAYSVYLVISRGLLRKYDALTVITWVFTFGALGMLPWGIAPLAREVAGMRAETWAAVAFIVALPTVGAYWLNVFALKRVESSVVSVFVYLQPVLTAAVAVPVLHERVSPRLIPAALLIFAGVTLTVLEGRRERLRRGELPSPAEQEMVEP, from the coding sequence TTGACGATTCGCATCCGGACCCGTGGCGAGGCGGCGCGCGTCTACATCGCGCTGCTGCTCGTGCAGATCTTCTTCGGCGTGCTGCCGATCGTGGTTAAGGTGGTGCTGCGCGAGCTGTCCAGCCCCGCGCTGGCCCTCCTCCGCGTCACCGGCGCCGCGCTCCTCTTCCGCGTCCTGCACGCCCTGCTCGTCCGCGAGCGCATCCGCGACCGGCGCGACTACTGGATGCTGGCGGCGTACGCGGTGTTCGGGGTGATGCTGAACCAGATCCTCTACATCACCGCGCTCTCGCTCACCACCGCCACGGCGGCGCAGACGATGGTGACCGCCGGGCCCGCCATCACCCTGCTGATCGCCATCCTGGCGCGGAAGGAGACCGCCACGCGCCTGAAGTGGGCGGGGATCGCGGTGGCCGGCGCGGGCGCGCTCTGGCTCGTCGGCGCCGGCGCGGCGACGGGCGGGATGCTGGGGAACCTGCTCGCGCTGGCGAACGTGGCCGCGTACAGCGTCTACCTGGTGATCTCGCGCGGGCTGCTGCGGAAGTACGACGCGCTCACCGTCATCACCTGGGTGTTCACCTTCGGCGCGCTGGGGATGCTGCCGTGGGGGATCGCGCCGCTGGCGCGCGAGGTGGCGGGGATGCGCGCGGAGACGTGGGCGGCCGTCGCCTTCATCGTGGCGCTGCCCACGGTGGGCGCGTACTGGCTGAACGTGTTCGCGCTCAAGCGGGTGGAGTCGAGCGTCGTCTCCGTCTTCGTCTACCTGCAGCCGGTGCTCACCGCGGCGGTGGCCGTGCCCGTGCTGCACGAGCGCGTGTCGCCGCGGCTGATCCCGGCCGCGCTGCTGATCTTCGCCGGGGTCACGCTGACGGTGCTGGAGGGCCGCCGCGAGCGCCTGCGCCGCGGCGAGCTCCCCTCGCCCGCGGAGCAGGAGATGGTGGAGCCCTGA